The nucleotide sequence TGACGGTCGGAATCGCTGTAGCCGTAGGTAATGTCGACGCCCACGTGACCGTTTCGGCGGGGAACGCACTCGCCCCGGGCCAGATGGTCGCGATCATGGGCACCTCCACCTGTCATGTGATGAACGGGGTGCAACTGCGCGAGGTTCCCGGCATGTGCGGGGTGGTCGACGGCGGGATCAGCGAGGGTCTCTACGGGTACGAGGCCGGGCAGAGCGGCGTCGGGGACATCTTCGGCCACTTCGTCGGTTCCGGTGTGCCGCAGGACTACTACCTGCGGGCGGAGGCGGCCGGCCAGAGCGTGCACGAACTGCTGACCGAACTCGCTTCGGACCAGGCGGTGGGCGAACACGGCCTGGTCGCGCTCGACTGGCACAGCGGCAACCGTTCGGTGCTGGTAGATCACGAACTGTCCGGCCTGGTCGTCGGTCAGACCCTGGCCACCCGGCCGGAGGATGTCTACCGCGCATTGATCGAGGCGACTGCGTTCGGGGCCAGGACGATCATCGAAGCGTTCGTCTCCTCGGGTGTCCCGGTCACCGAACTGATCGTCTCCGGTGGTCTGATGCGAAACAGGATGCTGATGCAGATCTATGCCGACGTCACCGGTCTGCCGCTGTCGATCATCACCTCGGACCAGGGTCCGGCCCTCGGGTCGGCGATCCATGCGGCGGTCGCGGCCGGTGGACACCCTGACATGGCGACCGCCGCTGCGGCCATGGGTCGCGTGGAACGTGGTGTCTACCAACCGATTCCGGCTAATGGTCGAGCCTACGACGAACTGTTCGCCGAATACACCCTGCTGCACGACTACTTCGGGCGGGGCGGCAACGATGTGATGCACCGGTTGAAAGCCATGCAGCGCCGGGTGCATCGGGACCGGTCGCCGGTGATCCCCCAACTTGCGGGTGCCCGCCGGGACGAGCCGGCGGTGGCTCGATGACGATCGCCGGTGACGTCAGGGCCACCATCGACGGACTGCGAGCCCAACTTGTTGTCCTCCACGCGGAGTTGCCCAGGAACAACCTCGTCGTCTGGACGGCCGGTAACGTCTCGGCGCGCGTTCCGGGACGGGACCTGTTGGTGATCAAGTCTTCCGGGGTCTCCTACGACGAGCTGGACGCCGAGGCGATGGTGGTCACCGACCTGGACGGCAATCTGGTCGAGGGGTCCAGATCGCCGTCGTCGGACACGGCCGCCCACGCCTACGTCTACCGCAACATGCCCGAGGTCGGCGGTGTGGTCCACACCCACTCGACCTACGCCTGCGCCTGGTCGGCGATCGGCCTCCCGGTGCCCTGCGTCCTGACGATGATGGCCGACGAGTTCGGTGGCGAGATCCCGGTCGGCCCGTTCGCGCTGATCGGAGACGACTCGATCGGACGCGGCATCGTCGAGACGTTGCAGCACAGCCGCTCCCGAGCAGTCATCATGAAGAATCACGGTCCGTTCACCATCGGTCGGAACGCCACGGAGGCGGTCAAGGCCGCCGTGATGTGCGAGGAAGTCTGCCGCGCAGTCTTTCTCGCCCGGCAACTCGGTGACCCGCTACCGATCGCCCAGCAGCACATCGACTCGCTCTTCCATCGCTACCAGAACGTCTACGGCCAGGGCTGACCCGTGCCCCGCATGGATCGATCCCCGCATGGATCGATCCCCACTTCGAGTGCGGACCGCCGACCAAGGCTGAAATCGGCCACCCGGTCCCGCCCGTACCCACCATGCAACTGTGATCGCCGCAGTCGCTCCGAGAGAGGCCTCCACCGATGGAACTGCATGATGGCAACAAACAATGTTGGTTCCTGACCGGGAGCCAGGGTCTGTACGGCCCCGAGACGCTCGAGCAGGTGGCCGGTCAGTCACGCCAGATCGCCGCCGAGCTCGATGCCTCGACGGAGTTGGACCTCCCGGTCGTGTGGAAGCCCGTACTGACCGATGCGACTGCCATCCGAGCGGTGATGCTGGCCGCCAACGCCGATCCGGACTGCGTCGGGCTGATCATCTGGATGCACACGTTCTCGCCCGCCAAGATGTGGATCAGCGGATTGGACGCGCTCCGGAAGCCACTGCTGCACCTGCACACCCAGGCGAACGTCGACCTACCCTGGGCCGAGATCGACATGGACTTCATGAATCTGAACCAGGCGGCCCACGGTGACCGGGAGGCCGGCTACATCCAGACCCGGCTGGGTATTGCCCGCAAGACGGTGGCCGGTCACGTCCGGAATCCGAGAGTTGCAGCGAGGGTGGGTGCCTGGCAGCGGGCTGCGGCCGGTGCATCGGCGATCCGCTCGCTGAAACTCGCCCGGTTCGGCGACAACATGCGCGAGGTGGCCGTCACCGAGGGCGACAAGGTCGAAGCGCAACTCCGCTTCGGCGTCTCCGTGAACACCTATGGCGTCAACGATCTCGTCGACAGGGTCGACGCGGTGGCCGATACCGAGGTGAGCGCGCTGGTCGCCGAGTACGCCGACACGTACAAGGTTGCGCCGGAACTGCTCGTGGGGGGACCGCGGCACGAATCGTTGCGGTACGGGGCGCGAATCGAACTGGGCCTCCGGATGTTCCTGACCGAAGGCGGTTTCGGCGCGTTCACCACCAATTTCGAGGATCTCGGTGGTCTGCGCCAGCTGCCGGGTCTGGCGGTCCAGCGTCTGATGGCCGACGGTTACGGGTTCGGCGGCGAGGGCGACTGGAAGACTTCCGTGATGCTGCACACCGTGAAGGCGATGGCCGCTGGTCGAACGGGCGGAACGTCGTTCATGGAGGACTACACCTACGATCTCGGGGCCGAGGTGCCCACCATTCTCGGCGCTCACATGCTCGAGGTCTGCCCCAGCATCGCGTCGGGTACGCCGACCCTGGAGATCCATCCGCTGGGGATCGGCGGCCGGGAGGATCCGGTCCGGCTGGTGTTCGATGCGAGTCCCGGCCCGGCTGTGGTGCTGGGGATCGCCGACATGGGGGAGCGGTTTCGTCTGGTGGCCAACGAGATCACCGTCATCCAGCCTCCTCGGCCGCTGCCGAGATTGCCGGTCGCACGGGCGGTGTGGGAGCCGCAACCCTCGCTGGAGACCTCCGCGGAGTGCTGGCTCGCGGCCGGCGGACCGCACCACACCGTGTTGTCGTCGGCGGTCGGCGTCGAGGAACTGCACGACTTCGCCGAGATGATGGCGACCGAACTTCTGGTGATCGACCCGCGGACCGACACCAGGAGTTTCGGTAACGAACTGAGGTGGAACCAGGCGTATTACCGGCTGGCCAGGGGCTTCTGAGAGGGTGAGTGTGCGGTCAGCAGGCGTTTTCGCCTGCTGACCGCACACTCGCGACCAAAAAAGCGGTCGTCGGAAATGTCCCCGAAAAACAATTTGAGCAATTTGTAGATCTTTGGCTTGACACCGTACTTGTGAGCGTTAACATTACCCGGACAGTGACCGCCGCCACATCACCGCTCACCGCAGGGCGAGCCCGGTGACGACACGGACGACCATTCGGCCGCGCCGATCCTGTTCCGGTGGTGGTCGGATCCGAGTCGCGGCCGAGCTCCGCTCGAGGCCCGAGACCTCATGTCCAGTGGTACATCCCGCAGTCCATCATCGTGACGACAAGGACACCCGAGAATGACGAATCATCACCGTACCGCCCTCATCGCAGCCGCCGGCGCGGCCCTCCTGCTCGCCGGCTGCAGCACCGGTCAGACCACGTCGGCGGCGAGTTCGAGCGCCGGTGCCGGCTCCAGTTCGAGCGCGTCGTCGTCGGCCCCCGGTGTCGCTGCGGTGAGCCCGGCGAGCTCGGCACCCGCCAGCACGCCCGCCGGCACACCGGGCAGCGCATCCGCCAGCGCCCCCGTCAGTGCACCGGGAAGCGCCCCCGTCAGCGCACCCAGCGCGCCGAGCAGCGCCCCCGCGGCCGGCGGCTCGGTGCCGGCTGCGATCCAGGCGGCCGGCGGCACGGCGGTGCTGCCCGGTGCCCTTCCGGCGGGGGTCGAAGCGCAGTACGGCCCTGTCTGCAAGGGATCGGATCTCGGCATCGGCAAGATCGACTTCAAGACCGACACCATCGGCTGGGCGCAGTCCGAGAAGGAGGCCAACCCCTTCCGGATCGCCTCGACCAAGTCCCAGGTGAACCAGGCCAAGAAGCTCGGGGTCAAGCTCCTCACCACCAACGCACAGTCCGACGCGCAGCAGGAGAACACCGATATCAAGGGCATGATCGACAAGGGCGCGAAGGCGATCATCTTCTCCCCGATCAACTCCACCGGCCTCGGGGATGCGATCGCCTACGCCAAGTCCAAGAAGGTCGCGATGATCCCGGTCGATCGCAACATTACCGGGGTCAAGGGATGCCAGTCGGTCGGACCGCAGCTCGGTTCCGATTTCGTCCAGCAGGGCAAGCGGGCCGCGGACGCGATGATCAAGGCGACCGGCGGCAAGGCCAAGCTGGCCATCCTGCTGGGCGCCTCCGGCGTGAACGTCACCGACGACCGCACCGCAGGTTTCAAGGCAGAGCTGAAGGCGCAGAACGCTTCCGGTATCCAGGTCATCTTCGAGCAGACGGCCGACTTCACCCGTGAGAAGGGCAAGTCGGTCACCGAGACCCTGCTGCAGGCCCATCCGGACGTCACGGCCATCTACGCCGAGAACGACGAGATGGGTCTCGGCGCGCTGGCCGCGTTGGACGACAAGGGCATGTCCGGCACCGCCAAGGTCCACATCGTCTCGATCGACGGCACGAAGGGTGCGGTGCAGGCCATCGTGGACGGCAACTTCGACGCAGTGATCGAATCCAACCCCGCGTACGGACCGTCCGCCTTCGCGGCCCTCGATGCGTACGTCAACGGCGCCGGCGCACCGGCGGTCACGATCACCACGGACAACCAGTACGACAAGAGCAACGCCCAGGCCGGCCTCGACAGTGGCGCAGCGTACTGATCCGGCTCGGTATCCACGACGGCGCAGAGCATCTCGCGGCGGTGGGCGGTCACGGCAGTAGGCACTCCAGGGAAGGGTCGGACCAGCAGTGACGACGATGACGACCGAGGACCCGACCCTTTCGGTCCGGGGGGTGAGCAAGGCCTTCGGCGGCGCGGTGGCCCTGCAGGACGTCGACCTGGACCTCTTCCCGGGTCAGGTGCACGCCCTGATCGGTGAGAACGGCGCCGGCAAGTCCACTCTCATCAAGCTGATCACCGGCGTCTACCAGCTGGACAGCGGGGAGGTGCGCCACCGCGGTGAGGTGGTGCACTTCCCCTCCCCGCGGGATGCGCAGCTGCACGGCATCCAGACCATCTACCAGGAGGTGCATCTGGCCCCGCAACTGTCAATCGCCCGCAATGTGTTCCTGGGGCGTGAGCCGTCCAGGTTGGGATCGCTCGACCTGCGCAGGATGAACCGGGAAGCGGCCGAACTGCTGGACAGGTACGGCATCGTCGCCGATGTGAAACGGCCATTAGGTGAACTGGGACTCGGCATCCAGCAGATGGTGGCGGTGGCCAGAGCGGTCTCCGCTGATGCGTCGGTGGTCATCATGGACGAGCCCACCTCCTCCCTGGAACCCCGCGAGGTCGACAAGCTGCTCGAGGTGGTGGGTCTGCTCAAGGCCCAGGGTGTTGCGGTGGTGTACATCTCGCACCGGCTCGACGAGGTCTTCCGCGCCTGCGACAAGATCACCGTGCTGCGTGACGGCAAGCTGGTCTGGACCGGCGCCACCGCCGATACCACGCGCCGCCAACTGATCTCGCGGATGCTCGGCCGGGAGGCCGGTGATCTGGAGGGCGGCCGCCGCACCCAGCTCGGGGGCGCCCGCAGAGTCAACGAGGCACCGCCGGTGCTGACGGCGGGCCACCTGTCCAGACGCTTCGTCCTGGACGACATCTCGCTCGTCGTCCGGCCGGGTGAGGTGGTCGGTCTGGCCGGCCTGCTGGGATCGGGTCGCAGCGAGACGGCCAAGGCCATCTTCGGCGCGCTGCCGTTGGATTCCGGCACGGTGGAGATCGACGGGAAGGCCTTCGCCAGGGCCACTCCGGCCTCCCGGATCAGGGCCGGGATCGCGATGCTGCCGGAGGACCGCAAGATCGAGGGCATCGTCCCGGACCTCTCGATCAGGGACAACATCGGCCTGGCCGCTCTGCCGCAGCTCTCCCGGGGCGGTTTCGTCTCCCGCCGCAAGCAGAACGCGATCGTCGACGTCTTCATGAAGCGCCTGCGCATCAAGGCTTCCAGCGCCGATCAGCGGGTGTCGGAGCTTTCCGGGGGCAACCAGCAGAAGGTGCTGCTGGCCCGTCTGCTCTGTCTCAACCCCAAGGTCCTCCTGCTCGACGAGCCCACCCGGGGCATCGACGTCGGCGCCAAGGCCGAGGTCCAGTCGCTGATCGCCGAGCTGGCCGAGAAGGGCCTCGGGGTGGTGCTGATCTCCTCCGAGCTCGAGGAGGTCGTCGAAGGGTCGGATTCCGTGCTGGTGCTGCGTGACGGTGCCGCCCTCGGCACGCTGTTCGGCGACGAGATCACCGAGGACCACATCATGAACATGATCGCCGGTGCGGCAGCGGAGGAAATCGAAGTGGTGCAGACATGACGGCGACGGTCTCGACCCGATCACCCGAGCAGCCGGAGACGCCCGGCGCGCTGCGAAGCCTGATCCCGGGAGGCGGCTGGGGACAATGGCTCCGGCAACGGGGCGTGTACGTCGCGCTGGCCGTCCTCGTTCTCTACAACGTCCTGTTCACGGCGCACTTCAACAACTGGGACACCCTCCAGTTGCTCTTCGCACAGTTGCCGCCGGTGCTGCTGGTCTCGCTCGGCATGGCTCTGGTGATCGGTACCGGCGGCATCGACCTGTCGGTCGGGGCCACCATGGCCGTCGCCAGCGCGGTGATGGCCAAGTTCGTCGCACCGACCTCGAGCGGGGGTTTCGGTGCAGCGATCTTCCCGGCCATCGTGCTGGGCATCCTGGCCGGTCTGGCCATCGGGATCTTCAACGGCGTCGTCGTCGCCGTCGCGAAGGTGCAGCCGATCGTGGCCACCCTGAGCCTGCTGGTGGCCGGCCGCGGCCTGGCCCTGGTGATCACCGGGGGTGCGCTGATCGAACTGTTCGTGCCCTTCCTGAAGGTCGTCCGCCAGGGCGAACTGTTCGGCATCCCCTACGTGATGTGGGTTGCTGCGATCATCGCGGTGGTCGTGACGGTCCTCGTCCGGAAGACCACCTTCGGCTTCCGGCTGGTGGCCATCGGCGGCAACCTGCGGGCCAGCGTGCTGGCCGGCATCCCGGTGCGCCGCACGCTGATCACCGTCTATGCGATCAGCGGTGTACTCGCGGCCATCGCCGGCGAGATCGCCACCGCCCGGCTGCGGGCCAGCGATCCGTCGTACATCGGCCTGCTGATGGAACTCTCGGCGATCACCGCCGTCGTCGTCGGCGGGACCCCGCTCAACGGTGGACGGGTCCGGATCCTCGGGACGGTGGCCGGCGTGGTGCTGATGCAGCTGCTGCAGACCACCCTGGTCTCGCACAACATCCCCGATTCGGTCTCGCAGATGGTGGAGGCGTTGATCATCATCGCGGCGGTCTACATCCAGCGCACGTCGGGCCCGCGACCCGCCAGGACGGCGAAGGTGGCGAAGACCGGCCGGGTCGCCGGGATCGTCGGGAGCAAGGCATGACCGAACCGACGCTGAAGAAGAGCGATGCACCGGCTCCGCCCGGGTTCGAGACGGTCCACGTCGTTCCCGGGCCGGAGATCGGCGCCGCGGCGCGGCGGCAACGGGCCAGAGCGCTGACCTCGCTGGTGTCCCGCAACGGCGCGGTGGCGGTGCTGATCCTGGTGATGATCATCGGGACGATCACGGTCCCGACGTTCGGTACCGCGGACAATCTCCGGAACACCGCTCTGGCAGCGTCTTTCCTGGCCATCATCGCCGCCGGCATGACGTTCGTGATCATCAGCGGGGGCATCGACCTCTCGGTCGGGTCGGTCTACGCACTGGCCGTCATCCTGTCCGCCGACATGTCGAAATACGGTTCGGCGGCGGCCATCCTGGTCCCGATCGTCGCCTGCGTGGCGGTCGGACTGCTGCAGGGGGTGATCATCGCCAAACTCGGGCTGCCGCCGTTCATCGTCACCCTGGCCGGTCTGACCGGGGTCCGCGGTCTGGTCTTCTTCATCACCAACGAGGGCAACGACCACCCGTCCGTCCCCGGTCAGCAGTTCTTCGAGACCCTCGGCACCGGTAGCTTTCTCACCATCGGCAACCCGGTCTGGATCACCCTGGTCGTCTTCGCGATCGGATGGTGGGCGCTCAACCGCACGGCGTTCGGTCAAGCCGTGCAGGCCGTCGGCGGCAGCGATACCGCGGCCGGTCTGATGGGCCTGCCGGTGGCCAGGGTGAAGATGAGCGTCTACGCGATCAGCGGGCTCACGGTCGGCATTGCCGGGGTGCTGTCGACCGCGCTGTCCGGCGGCGGACAGGAGGCGAGAGTCGGTAACGCCTACGAGTTGTCGGCCATTGCGGCGGTCGTCATCGGAGGAACCCTGCTGGCCGGTGGAGTCGGCTCCATCGTGGGGACCCTCGCCGGCATCACGCTGCTCTACGTCATCCAGAACTTGATCGTCCAGGGCTTCAACCTGAACAGCTATGTGCAGCAGGTGGTCAGCGGGTTCTTCCTGCTGATCGTCGTCGTGCTGCAGGCCCTGCTCTCCCGCCGATCGGCCCGATGATCACGCGAGTGTGCGGTCAGCAGTCGTTTGCGCCTGCTGACCGCACACTCGCCACGCGCAGGGCCGCCCGGATCTGCGCGACCACCTCCTCCGGCTGCCCGGTGAGCTGGGCCCAGGTGAACCGCAGGATGGTCCATCCGTCGATCACGAAGGCGTTCTGACGTCGCCGGTCGTCCTCGAAGACGGCGTGATCGGTGTGGAAGGCGAACCCGTCGAACTCGATGATGAGCCGGAGGCGGTGGAACCGCACGTCAGGTCTCCGGACGGTCCCGCCCGATCGCACGTCCTCGTTCGCCGTCCATCCGGTGATGCCCGCCCCGGTCAGCAGTCGGTGGAGCAACCGTTCGCCCGGGGAGTCGCCGCCGGATGCTGCGGCAGCGATGATCAGCCCGCCAGCCACCGCACCTCGGTGACCGGCCCGGCGCCGATGTGCGGTCTGGACCGCCTGCAGGGTCGTCCACCTCCGGCGGATGGCGAGATCCAACAGGTCCTGCCCCTCCTGCGCCAGCAGTTCGGCGACGGCAAGGGACGTCCGGATGATGGAGATCCCCTGCCAGGTGAAGACGTACTCCAGGCTGATGTTGCGCCGATGGACCAGGACACCTTTCGGCGACCGCCCGGTACGCCGCTGGGGGACGGCGATCTCGACCTGTGGCCCAGGCGTGGGCTGACGGCCCTGCCAGAAGAGCGCGGCCCGGCCCACGATCACCGCGCCGGGACCGGCCCAGAGCGAAGTGGCCCTGACGCTCACGCGCGGCGAGGGCTCGGCAGTCCCGACCAGGTACACCTGGGGCAGGATCCGCCGCCAACGCCCGCGGCGGAGGTGGCCGTCGATCTCGACCCGGGAGACGCCTGCCTGCAAGGCCTGCTCGCGGGTGACCAGCATGTCCTGCCGGCGGAGCCGGGCGTCGAGCGGGCTGGTGGTGTCCACACGACCAGTGCAGCGTCGTGCGGCCGGGCTGTCTCCCCCCACCGCCGGATTGTGGATGGGTCGCCGGTATGGGGACAACGACGCGAGTGTGCGGTCAGCAGTCGTTCTCGCCTGCTGACCGCACACTCGCGGGACCGAAGCTCAGCTGGCGAGCTCGCCCGAGATGAACTTCTCGACGTTGTCGCGGGCCTGGTCGTCCGGGAACTGGATCGGCGGCGACTTCATGAAGTACGAGGAGGCCGAGGTCAGCGGGCCGGCGATACCGCGGTCCTTGGCGATC is from Nakamurella sp. PAMC28650 and encodes:
- the araB gene encoding ribulokinase encodes the protein MTVDPPQALVIGVDFGTLSGRAVVVRVSDGAELGSAVHQYSHGVIDRDLPVGHRQLPPDWALQVPSDYVDVLRRAVPAAVEAAGVDPAHIIGIGTDFTACTMIPVTAQGVPLNELSQFADRPHAYVKLWKHHATQPQADRINELARARGESWLPRYGGLISSEWEFAKGLQLLEEDPEVYRATEHWVEAADWIVWQLTGRYVRNACTAGYKGIRQDGAYPSTEFLAALNPDFADFVDSKLAAEIGQLGARAGQLSAQAAQWTGLTVGIAVAVGNVDAHVTVSAGNALAPGQMVAIMGTSTCHVMNGVQLREVPGMCGVVDGGISEGLYGYEAGQSGVGDIFGHFVGSGVPQDYYLRAEAAGQSVHELLTELASDQAVGEHGLVALDWHSGNRSVLVDHELSGLVVGQTLATRPEDVYRALIEATAFGARTIIEAFVSSGVPVTELIVSGGLMRNRMLMQIYADVTGLPLSIITSDQGPALGSAIHAAVAAGGHPDMATAAAAMGRVERGVYQPIPANGRAYDELFAEYTLLHDYFGRGGNDVMHRLKAMQRRVHRDRSPVIPQLAGARRDEPAVAR
- a CDS encoding L-ribulose-5-phosphate 4-epimerase, with product MTIAGDVRATIDGLRAQLVVLHAELPRNNLVVWTAGNVSARVPGRDLLVIKSSGVSYDELDAEAMVVTDLDGNLVEGSRSPSSDTAAHAYVYRNMPEVGGVVHTHSTYACAWSAIGLPVPCVLTMMADEFGGEIPVGPFALIGDDSIGRGIVETLQHSRSRAVIMKNHGPFTIGRNATEAVKAAVMCEEVCRAVFLARQLGDPLPIAQQHIDSLFHRYQNVYGQG
- the araA gene encoding L-arabinose isomerase — its product is MELHDGNKQCWFLTGSQGLYGPETLEQVAGQSRQIAAELDASTELDLPVVWKPVLTDATAIRAVMLAANADPDCVGLIIWMHTFSPAKMWISGLDALRKPLLHLHTQANVDLPWAEIDMDFMNLNQAAHGDREAGYIQTRLGIARKTVAGHVRNPRVAARVGAWQRAAAGASAIRSLKLARFGDNMREVAVTEGDKVEAQLRFGVSVNTYGVNDLVDRVDAVADTEVSALVAEYADTYKVAPELLVGGPRHESLRYGARIELGLRMFLTEGGFGAFTTNFEDLGGLRQLPGLAVQRLMADGYGFGGEGDWKTSVMLHTVKAMAAGRTGGTSFMEDYTYDLGAEVPTILGAHMLEVCPSIASGTPTLEIHPLGIGGREDPVRLVFDASPGPAVVLGIADMGERFRLVANEITVIQPPRPLPRLPVARAVWEPQPSLETSAECWLAAGGPHHTVLSSAVGVEELHDFAEMMATELLVIDPRTDTRSFGNELRWNQAYYRLARGF
- a CDS encoding substrate-binding domain-containing protein — encoded protein: MPAAIQAAGGTAVLPGALPAGVEAQYGPVCKGSDLGIGKIDFKTDTIGWAQSEKEANPFRIASTKSQVNQAKKLGVKLLTTNAQSDAQQENTDIKGMIDKGAKAIIFSPINSTGLGDAIAYAKSKKVAMIPVDRNITGVKGCQSVGPQLGSDFVQQGKRAADAMIKATGGKAKLAILLGASGVNVTDDRTAGFKAELKAQNASGIQVIFEQTADFTREKGKSVTETLLQAHPDVTAIYAENDEMGLGALAALDDKGMSGTAKVHIVSIDGTKGAVQAIVDGNFDAVIESNPAYGPSAFAALDAYVNGAGAPAVTITTDNQYDKSNAQAGLDSGAAY
- a CDS encoding sugar ABC transporter ATP-binding protein — its product is MTTEDPTLSVRGVSKAFGGAVALQDVDLDLFPGQVHALIGENGAGKSTLIKLITGVYQLDSGEVRHRGEVVHFPSPRDAQLHGIQTIYQEVHLAPQLSIARNVFLGREPSRLGSLDLRRMNREAAELLDRYGIVADVKRPLGELGLGIQQMVAVARAVSADASVVIMDEPTSSLEPREVDKLLEVVGLLKAQGVAVVYISHRLDEVFRACDKITVLRDGKLVWTGATADTTRRQLISRMLGREAGDLEGGRRTQLGGARRVNEAPPVLTAGHLSRRFVLDDISLVVRPGEVVGLAGLLGSGRSETAKAIFGALPLDSGTVEIDGKAFARATPASRIRAGIAMLPEDRKIEGIVPDLSIRDNIGLAALPQLSRGGFVSRRKQNAIVDVFMKRLRIKASSADQRVSELSGGNQQKVLLARLLCLNPKVLLLDEPTRGIDVGAKAEVQSLIAELAEKGLGVVLISSELEEVVEGSDSVLVLRDGAALGTLFGDEITEDHIMNMIAGAAAEEIEVVQT
- a CDS encoding ABC transporter permease, producing the protein MTATVSTRSPEQPETPGALRSLIPGGGWGQWLRQRGVYVALAVLVLYNVLFTAHFNNWDTLQLLFAQLPPVLLVSLGMALVIGTGGIDLSVGATMAVASAVMAKFVAPTSSGGFGAAIFPAIVLGILAGLAIGIFNGVVVAVAKVQPIVATLSLLVAGRGLALVITGGALIELFVPFLKVVRQGELFGIPYVMWVAAIIAVVVTVLVRKTTFGFRLVAIGGNLRASVLAGIPVRRTLITVYAISGVLAAIAGEIATARLRASDPSYIGLLMELSAITAVVVGGTPLNGGRVRILGTVAGVVLMQLLQTTLVSHNIPDSVSQMVEALIIIAAVYIQRTSGPRPARTAKVAKTGRVAGIVGSKA
- a CDS encoding ABC transporter permease; the encoded protein is MTEPTLKKSDAPAPPGFETVHVVPGPEIGAAARRQRARALTSLVSRNGAVAVLILVMIIGTITVPTFGTADNLRNTALAASFLAIIAAGMTFVIISGGIDLSVGSVYALAVILSADMSKYGSAAAILVPIVACVAVGLLQGVIIAKLGLPPFIVTLAGLTGVRGLVFFITNEGNDHPSVPGQQFFETLGTGSFLTIGNPVWITLVVFAIGWWALNRTAFGQAVQAVGGSDTAAGLMGLPVARVKMSVYAISGLTVGIAGVLSTALSGGGQEARVGNAYELSAIAAVVIGGTLLAGGVGSIVGTLAGITLLYVIQNLIVQGFNLNSYVQQVVSGFFLLIVVVLQALLSRRSAR
- a CDS encoding endonuclease domain-containing protein; amino-acid sequence: MDTTSPLDARLRRQDMLVTREQALQAGVSRVEIDGHLRRGRWRRILPQVYLVGTAEPSPRVSVRATSLWAGPGAVIVGRAALFWQGRQPTPGPQVEIAVPQRRTGRSPKGVLVHRRNISLEYVFTWQGISIIRTSLAVAELLAQEGQDLLDLAIRRRWTTLQAVQTAHRRRAGHRGAVAGGLIIAAAASGGDSPGERLLHRLLTGAGITGWTANEDVRSGGTVRRPDVRFHRLRLIIEFDGFAFHTDHAVFEDDRRRQNAFVIDGWTILRFTWAQLTGQPEEVVAQIRAALRVASVRSAGANDC